The Candidatus Gracilibacteria bacterium genome has a window encoding:
- a CDS encoding prepilin-type N-terminal cleavage/methylation domain-containing protein, with product MRLSTRGFTLVELMIVIAIIGILAAALFPSMTNYLKRSRDAARTSNLKDISTALGAYFSDKEEYPRAGANNCVNSGSTGLDTVYMPKGVPVDPVNTSRNNGCGLAPKAGYGYGSGTMAGAPAFTLTAVLENQNGGNTGGVATAYIGNFAVATQFSFEKGTGSGFIMSN from the coding sequence ATGAGACTTTCTACTCGTGGTTTTACTCTCGTTGAACTCATGATCGTAATCGCGATTATCGGTATCCTTGCTGCTGCTCTCTTCCCGTCAATGACGAATTACCTCAAGCGTTCTCGTGACGCTGCTCGTACTTCGAATTTGAAGGATATCTCTACTGCACTTGGTGCATATTTTTCTGACAAAGAAGAATATCCAAGAGCTGGAGCTAACAACTGTGTCAATTCTGGTTCTACAGGACTTGATACTGTCTATATGCCAAAGGGAGTTCCTGTAGATCCTGTTAATACATCTCGTAATAATGGATGTGGACTTGCTCCAAAAGCTGGATATGGATATGGTTCTGGTACTATGGCTGGAGCCCCAGCATTTACTCTCACCGCGGTTCTCGAGAACCAGAATGGAGGAAACACTGGAGGTGTTGCAACCGCATATATTGGAAACTTTGCTGTTGCAACTCAGTTCTCATTCGAGAAGGGTACTGGTTCTGGTTTCATCATGTCGAACTAG